A single Xylanimonas cellulosilytica DSM 15894 DNA region contains:
- the rbfA gene encoding 30S ribosome-binding factor RbfA, whose amino-acid sequence MNTENPRAKRLADRIKVIVAQMLDTRIKDPRLGFVTVTDVRVTGDLQMASVFYTVYGSDEERAGTAAALESAKGLIRSEVGKQTGIRLTPTIEFHLDTVPETSAHLTAALDEARRRDEELAALRAGKHYAGDEDPYRHKDDLDEAEG is encoded by the coding sequence GTGAACACCGAGAACCCGCGCGCCAAGCGGCTCGCCGACCGCATCAAGGTCATCGTCGCGCAGATGCTCGACACCCGGATCAAGGACCCGCGCCTCGGGTTCGTCACCGTCACCGACGTGCGCGTGACGGGGGACCTGCAGATGGCGTCGGTCTTCTACACCGTCTACGGCTCCGACGAGGAGCGCGCCGGCACGGCCGCCGCGCTCGAGAGCGCCAAGGGCCTGATCCGCTCGGAGGTCGGCAAGCAGACGGGCATCCGCCTGACGCCGACGATCGAGTTCCACCTCGACACCGTCCCGGAGACGTCCGCGCACCTGACGGCGGCCCTCGACGAGGCCCGCCGCCGCGACGAGGAGCTGGCCGCGCTGCGCGCGGGCAAGCACTACGCGGGGGACGAGGACCCGTACCGCCACAAGGACGACCTCGACGAGGCCGAGGGCTGA
- a CDS encoding bifunctional riboflavin kinase/FAD synthetase has product MQVWHDLAQAVEAFAVGVGDGGHTSAVVTIGNFDGVHRGHQAVLGRVVGLARADDRAAVALTFDPHPAQVHRPDAAPELLTGLTDKLALMAETGLDGVLVVPYTLELAALTPDEFVTRYLVEALRARTVVVGHDVRFGKDNSGNLASMVDLGGVHGFEVVAVDDIGLSRLRTPGGSARWSSSAARLLLAEGDVAGAAAILGRPHRLRGVVVHGDARGRLLGFPTANLGRISGMVPADGVYAGRLLRPSLDDAHPDRDLPAAVSVGTNPTFDGVDRRVEAYVLDRDDLDLYDEEVVVELVDRLRPTLRFDGVDALVAQMHDDVDRARGILG; this is encoded by the coding sequence GTGCAGGTGTGGCATGACCTGGCCCAGGCCGTCGAGGCCTTCGCCGTCGGTGTAGGGGACGGCGGGCACACGTCCGCGGTCGTGACGATCGGCAACTTCGACGGCGTGCACCGCGGCCACCAGGCCGTGCTGGGGCGCGTGGTCGGGCTCGCACGTGCGGACGACCGCGCCGCGGTCGCCCTGACGTTCGACCCGCACCCCGCGCAGGTGCACCGGCCCGACGCCGCCCCCGAGCTGCTCACCGGGCTGACCGACAAGCTCGCGCTCATGGCCGAGACCGGTCTGGACGGCGTCCTCGTGGTGCCGTACACGCTCGAGCTCGCCGCGCTCACCCCGGACGAGTTCGTCACGCGCTACCTCGTGGAGGCGCTGCGCGCGCGCACCGTCGTCGTCGGGCACGACGTGCGGTTCGGCAAGGACAACAGCGGCAACCTCGCCTCGATGGTCGACCTCGGCGGGGTGCACGGGTTCGAGGTCGTGGCGGTCGACGACATCGGTCTCTCCCGGCTGCGCACCCCGGGTGGCAGCGCCCGCTGGTCGAGCTCCGCGGCCCGGCTCCTGCTCGCCGAGGGTGACGTCGCCGGAGCCGCCGCGATCCTCGGGCGGCCCCACCGCCTGCGCGGCGTCGTCGTGCACGGGGACGCGCGCGGCCGCCTGCTGGGCTTCCCGACGGCGAACCTCGGTCGCATCAGCGGCATGGTCCCTGCCGACGGCGTCTACGCGGGTCGGCTGCTGCGACCCTCGCTCGACGACGCCCACCCCGACCGCGACCTGCCCGCCGCCGTGTCGGTCGGCACCAACCCCACGTTCGACGGCGTCGACCGCCGCGTCGAGGCTTACGTGCTGGACCGCGACGACCTCGACCTCTACGACGAGGAGGTCGTCGTCGAGCTCGTGGACCGCCTGCGCCCCACGCTGCGGTTCGACGGCGTCGACGCGCTCGTCGCCCAGATGCACGACGACGTCGACCGCGCACGGGGCATCCTCGGCTGA
- a CDS encoding excalibur calcium-binding domain-containing protein: MTKATAPTRLGVFRRHKILTAVGGTTALVVVLGIAGTLAGNDAAAIAAVVEKSQVTSASIDTASSDLSDALEEARILADQTSDEIADPAHHDGLLEAIEAAEAVAAEQAAQATTEMTLEEAEAAHAGALALLARLDTARDPLRAAMDAASQSHQTYLAEALTEAKARHADSQAALALTMPAAEQVLAESEGKVGDDAVRTALRAALDDAQSASAALTEEVYTSYRDAATRNEEADREVAAASGAVTAAVDAKAAADKAAAEKAAAEKAAAEKAAAERAAAERAAAEKAAAEARASSASSAGSSQQAPSGGSAYYKNCTAARNAGAAPVRVGEPGYGRHLDRDGDGIGCE; encoded by the coding sequence ATGACAAAGGCAACCGCACCCACGCGCCTTGGCGTGTTCCGACGGCACAAGATCCTCACGGCAGTGGGTGGCACGACGGCGCTGGTCGTCGTGCTGGGCATCGCGGGCACGCTTGCCGGCAACGACGCCGCGGCGATCGCGGCGGTGGTCGAGAAGTCGCAGGTGACCTCGGCGAGCATCGACACCGCGTCGAGCGACCTGTCCGACGCCCTCGAAGAGGCCAGGATCCTGGCCGACCAGACGAGCGACGAGATCGCCGATCCCGCGCACCACGACGGCCTGCTGGAGGCGATCGAGGCGGCGGAGGCCGTGGCCGCCGAGCAGGCCGCACAAGCGACCACCGAGATGACGCTCGAGGAGGCCGAAGCGGCGCACGCCGGCGCGCTGGCGCTGCTGGCCAGGCTGGACACGGCCCGTGACCCGCTGCGCGCGGCGATGGACGCCGCATCGCAGTCGCACCAGACGTACCTCGCCGAGGCCCTCACCGAGGCCAAGGCTCGGCACGCCGACTCCCAGGCGGCGCTGGCGCTGACGATGCCCGCCGCGGAACAGGTCCTCGCCGAGTCGGAGGGCAAGGTCGGCGACGACGCGGTGCGCACCGCGCTGCGTGCGGCGCTCGACGACGCGCAGTCGGCGTCGGCCGCCCTCACCGAGGAGGTCTACACGTCCTACCGCGACGCCGCGACGAGGAACGAGGAGGCCGACCGCGAGGTGGCGGCCGCGAGCGGTGCCGTCACCGCTGCGGTGGACGCCAAGGCCGCCGCCGACAAGGCAGCCGCGGAGAAGGCGGCTGCGGAGAAGGCCGCGGCCGAGAAGGCGGCTGCGGAGAGGGCAGCCGCGGAGAGGGCGGCTGCGGAGAAGGCCGCCGCTGAGGCGAGGGCTTCGTCCGCCTCTTCCGCGGGGTCGTCGCAGCAGGCGCCGTCGGGCGGCAGCGCGTACTACAAGAACTGCACCGCCGCGCGGAATGCAGGAGCGGCACCGGTCCGTGTGGGCGAACCTGGCTACGGAAGGCACCTCGACCGGGACGGTGACGGCATCGGCTGCGAGTAG
- the truB gene encoding tRNA pseudouridine(55) synthase TruB: MPVGVDGGTERPARRPRRPTAQDGFVIVDKPAGWTSHDVVGKVRWLAGTRKVGHAGTLDPMATGVLVVGIGRATRLLTYVVGADKAYDATIRLGVGTTTDDAEGEVVATPGFTGTADDDALRAAVADLTGDILQVPTTVSAIKVDGKRAYALARAGQEVELKARPVTVRELTVRAARATSAAGTPVLDLDVTAVVTSGTYVRALARDLGAALGTAGHLTALRRTRVGGHTLDDARTLDDMAAQADADGTLATIPMAQAAAAHLPVRELTDDETRDLGFGRWVAPTGRPGTVAGVAPDGTLTALLEDTRRQGQPLAKPVLVLTPAP, encoded by the coding sequence GTGCCGGTGGGCGTGGACGGGGGCACGGAACGCCCGGCGCGTCGGCCCCGGCGCCCCACGGCCCAGGACGGCTTCGTGATCGTCGACAAGCCCGCGGGCTGGACGAGTCACGACGTCGTCGGCAAGGTGCGGTGGCTCGCGGGCACCCGCAAGGTCGGTCACGCAGGGACGCTCGACCCGATGGCCACGGGCGTGCTCGTCGTCGGCATCGGACGAGCCACCCGCCTGCTCACCTACGTCGTCGGCGCCGACAAGGCGTACGACGCGACGATCCGGCTCGGCGTCGGCACCACGACCGACGACGCCGAGGGTGAGGTCGTGGCCACGCCCGGGTTCACCGGGACGGCGGACGACGACGCCCTGCGGGCCGCGGTCGCGGACCTGACCGGCGACATCCTCCAGGTCCCCACCACCGTCTCGGCGATCAAGGTCGACGGGAAGCGCGCCTACGCCCTCGCGCGGGCCGGCCAGGAGGTCGAGCTCAAGGCGCGCCCGGTCACCGTCCGCGAGCTCACGGTCCGCGCCGCCCGGGCGACGTCCGCCGCGGGCACCCCTGTCCTCGACCTCGACGTCACCGCCGTCGTCACCTCCGGCACCTACGTGCGCGCCCTCGCGCGCGACCTGGGCGCCGCGCTCGGCACCGCCGGACACCTCACCGCGCTGCGGCGCACGCGCGTCGGCGGGCACACGCTCGACGACGCCCGCACGCTCGACGACATGGCCGCGCAGGCCGACGCCGACGGCACGCTCGCCACCATCCCGATGGCGCAGGCCGCCGCCGCTCACCTGCCGGTGCGCGAGCTCACCGACGACGAGACCCGTGACCTGGGCTTCGGTCGCTGGGTCGCCCCGACAGGTCGGCCCGGAACGGTGGCGGGCGTGGCACCCGACGGGACCCTGACGGCCCTCCTGGAGGACACCCGCCGCCAGGGCCAACCCCTGGCCAAGCCGGTCCTGGTCCTCACCCCGGCCCCCTGA